From Antricoccus suffuscus:
GCGGCAACCGTTGACGCGGATCACCGCAGGTAGCGGCAGATTTCCGTAAGGTTGCGAAGAATATGGCCGATTCGTATCGAAGCCTGCGCGCCTTGCGGTGTACGCCAATACTTCGTTGCTTGATCGGGCAGTATCACTGTTGTTGCTTGGTAATCCTATCAGCGATCTCGCCCCTACCGGCCCGATGAGCACATCCGACGCTATGTATCCGGTCTCAGCGACCCCGTCACCGCAAGGTGGTTTAGTATAAAAATTAAATCATTGAAAGTGAGGATGGGACGAGATCATGACAACTAGCGCCACCACGACGAATTCCGGCACCTTGAGGGCGGGCGGCTCGTCGAAAACCATCACCTGGCAAGACCCGTTCGCCTCGTTCGAGGCCGGCTCGAAGCTATCCGGGCTCGAGTACCTGCGCGCTGTAGTCGACGGTACGATTCCCGCGCCACCGATTGGCCAGCTGATGGGGTTCCGGTTGACCGCGGTCGAGCCAGGCCGCGCGGAGTTTCAGATAACGCCAGATGAATCGGTCTACAACCCGATCGGCGTCGTACACGGCGGGCTCGTGTGCACGCTGCTTGACTCCGCAGCTGGATGTGCGGTCCACTCGACGTTGGCGCTCGGCCACGGCTATACCTCGATCGAGCTCAAGGTCAACTACCTGCGCGCCGTACATGCGGATGGCCTAGGGCTCCGTGCGATCGGAACCGTCCGCAAGAACGGCAGCCGAGTGGCGTTCGCGGACGCCGTCGTACTCAACGCCGACGACAAAGAGGTCGCCACCGCATCAAGCACTCTGTTGGTCTTTCCGCTCCCGACCAAGTAGCGCGCCTCCGATCTCACAGTTGTGTGGAAGTTCGGTGTACGCCGGCGTACGCCGGACTTCCACACAACTTAAAAAGGGTCCTAGCCGCCCGCAAAATCCCGCTCCAGACCACTCAAATTGGGTCCCGTGTGGCGCGAACCCACCTGTTACTGCCAGACTTGGGGCCACTATCGGATTATTGGGAGGATTTACAGGATGAGCGCATGGGGCACGGGCCCGTTTGAGAATGACGACGCTCTTGACCTAATCGGGGAAATCAACGAGTCGACCCCAGACGCTGTCGGTGAACTTCTCGCCGAGATATTGACTGTCCCCGATGACGACGATGACCTTGACGAGGTCGACGGCATGGAGGCGTACGCCGCCGCCGCGCTCCTCGCCGGTAAGCTCGAACGACTCAAGTTTGAGTCACCGGATGTGCTCGACGCGGTCGCGAAGATTCCGACCGACATGGTCGGCGCGCTGATCCCGGATGCCCGGGCGATGCTCGTGCGCATCCTTGGCCATAACAGCGAGTTCGCGGATCTGTGGATCGAGTCCGGCCGGCTGGAGAAGGTTCGCGGCGAGATCGGCAAGATCAAGGGCGCGCTGCGCTAACCCAAAACCCGGCTGCGGTAACCCAAAACCCACACCGCTTCACGCAAGCACGGTGAAGCGCCGACGTCCGTACGAACGGCAGCGGTAGCGCGTTCGCACGGACGTAGCGTCTCTCCCTAGGCAGTGCGCGTCTTTGCCGCGTCCTCCAGCCCCAACTTCTCGATGGAGGTCGCGCGCATCTCAATCTTGCGCACCTTGCCGGTCACCGTCATCGGGAACTCGTCCGCGATGACGACGTAGCGTGGAATCTTGTAGTGAGCCAGCCTGCCCGTGCAATAGTCGCGTACGGCGGCGGCATCAAGCGGCGTGGCACCGTCGCGCATCTGGATCCATGCGCACAGTTCCTCGCCGTACTTCAGGTCCGGTACGCCGACCACCTGTACGTCGGCGATGTCCGGATGCGAGTAGAGGAACTCCTCAATCTCCCGCGGATATACGTTTTCGCCACCGCGGATAACGAGGTCTTTGAGCCGGCCGACGATGTTGAGGTAACCGTTGTCGTCCATCACACCGAGGTCACCGGTGTGCATCCAGCCGGCGGAATCGATGGCGGCGGCGGTCTTCTCGGGGTCCTCCCAGTAACCGACCATCACCGAGTAGCCGCGGGTGCAAAACTCCCCCGTCTCGCCGCGAGGCACGGTGCGTCCGGTCGCCGGGTCGATGATCTTGACCTGCACGTGCGGATGCACCCGCCCCACCGTCGAGACCCGAAGGTCGATCGCGTCATCCTTGCCCGTTTGCGTTGACACCGGAGACGTCTCGGTCATGCCGTAGGCGATCGTGACTTCCTCCATGTTCATCTCCGCGATGACCCGCTTCATGACCTCAACGGGACAGGGCGAGCCAGCCATGCAGCCGGTGCGCAGCGAACTGAGGTCATAGTCGCCGATGTTGGGCAGTGCCAACATCGCGATGAACATCGTCGGCACGCCGTACAACGCCGTACATTTCTCAGCTTGCACCGCCTCAAGGGTCAGGGACGGATCGAATCCGGGAGCCGGGATGACGACGCACGCACCATGCACCATCGCACCCAAATTGCCCATCACCATGCCGAAGCAGTGGTAGAACGGCACCGGCACACAGATCTTGTCCTGTTCGGTGATGTCCTGCCCAGCGGTCAGATAGCGCCCGTTATTAAGGATGTTGAGGTGCGAAAGTGTCGCGCCCTTGGGAAAGCCGGTCGTACCGCTGGTGTACTGGATATTGATCGGATCGTCCCGATCGAGCGTGACGAGAATGTCGTTGATCCGAGAGGCGTCGGCGGCGGTCGCGGCGAGCGCATCCCATTCCGGCGTACCTACGTAGATGATGTTTCTCAGTTGCGGACAGTCGTCTTTTACTTCGTCGACGAGCGCGCGGTAGTCGCTCGTCTTGAACGACTCGGCGGACACGAGTGTCTCGATGCCGGCCTGCTTGAGCACGTAGGCCAACTCGTGCGAGCGGTACGCCGGATTGATGTTGACCAGGATCGCGCCGATCTTGGCCGTCGCATATTGGGTGAGCATCCACTCGGGTGTGTTGGGCGACCACATGCCGACCCGATCGCCCGTCGTGACCCCGAGATCGAGCAGCCCGGTAGCGACCTTGTCAACAGCCTCGTTAAGTTGCGTATACGTCCACCGGCGGTTGGAGTCCATATCCACCAGGGCATCGCGATCAGGGAACTGGGAGGTTGTCAGCTCCAGTTTCTCGCCGATCGTCTCGCCGAGCAACGGCGTACTCGACGGACCACTCGCATAACTCAAACCGCTCATTAAGGCCGCTCCTAACATTTGGTGACACCGGCTAGCGACGTCTCAGCAACATGGCGCGCATCCGCACCCGCGGGTCACTAGGCATATGGCCATTCTCGCCCAGATTCGCGGACATGACTAGGCCAAGTGGGTCGAGATCCGCGAGGCTGCATGAAATCGATATGCGCACGAAACACGACATCGGTGATCAGTCGCCAGTCGGCTACTCGTAAAGTCCAACGAGGTTAAGTCGCGCACGTCCACCATCATCGAGAGGCTAGTTATATGGGACCGTTAAGCGGAGTCAAAATTATCGAGATCGCCAGCCTTGCCCCGGCACCGTTCGGGACAACGATCCTCGCCGATCTAGGCGCAGAGGTCACGCTGATCGACCGCCCCGGTGGCACCAAGAGCAGCGCGGGCACGCCCAAGGGCAGTCCGGCACGCCGCGGCCGCAAGTCGATCACGCTCGACTTGAAAAAACCCGAAGCCATCGAGGTCCTGCTGAAGCTCTGCGACGATGCGGACGTCTTCATCGAGGGGTTCCGTCCGGGTGTCACCGAGCGCCTCGGGCTCGGCCCGGAGGAGCTCGCTGCCCGCAACCCACGTCTGGTCTACGCGCGAATGACGGGCTGGGGCCAAGAGGGTCCGCTCGCGCAGACCGCTGGCCACGACATCGACTACATCGCGATGAGCGGCATTCTGTCGATGATCGGCCGCGCCGGGGAGAAGCCCTACCCTCCGCTTAATCTCGTCGGCGACTTCGGTGGCGGCGGAATGCTGATGGCGATGGGCATCGTGACGGCGCTGTTCGAGCGCGAGAAGTCCGGGAAGGGCCAAGTCGTCGACGCGGCCATGGTCGACGGCGCCGCCCAACTGAGCAACTTCGTCTATGGCCTGCGCGCCGCAGGCGCCTGGAACGAGCCGCGCGGCGAAAACCTGCTCGACACCGGTTCGCCGTTCTACGACACCTACGAGTGCGCCGATGGCGGGTACGTCGCCGTCGGCGCGATCGAGCCGCAGTTCTACGCAGAGCTGCTCAAGGGCCTGCAGCTCGACCCGGCTTCGCTGCCCGCCCAGCACGACCGCACGCAGTGGGTCGCAATGAAGAAGACATTCACCGATGCGTTCCTCGCACAGCCGCGGTCTCATTGGGAGAAGGTGTTCGACGGCACCGACGCCTGCGTTGCACCGGTCCTGACCCCTG
This genomic window contains:
- a CDS encoding PaaI family thioesterase, with translation MTTSATTTNSGTLRAGGSSKTITWQDPFASFEAGSKLSGLEYLRAVVDGTIPAPPIGQLMGFRLTAVEPGRAEFQITPDESVYNPIGVVHGGLVCTLLDSAAGCAVHSTLALGHGYTSIELKVNYLRAVHADGLGLRAIGTVRKNGSRVAFADAVVLNADDKEVATASSTLLVFPLPTK
- a CDS encoding DUF4259 domain-containing protein yields the protein MSAWGTGPFENDDALDLIGEINESTPDAVGELLAEILTVPDDDDDLDEVDGMEAYAAAALLAGKLERLKFESPDVLDAVAKIPTDMVGALIPDARAMLVRILGHNSEFADLWIESGRLEKVRGEIGKIKGALR
- a CDS encoding AMP-binding protein, with protein sequence MSGLSYASGPSSTPLLGETIGEKLELTTSQFPDRDALVDMDSNRRWTYTQLNEAVDKVATGLLDLGVTTGDRVGMWSPNTPEWMLTQYATAKIGAILVNINPAYRSHELAYVLKQAGIETLVSAESFKTSDYRALVDEVKDDCPQLRNIIYVGTPEWDALAATAADASRINDILVTLDRDDPINIQYTSGTTGFPKGATLSHLNILNNGRYLTAGQDITEQDKICVPVPFYHCFGMVMGNLGAMVHGACVVIPAPGFDPSLTLEAVQAEKCTALYGVPTMFIAMLALPNIGDYDLSSLRTGCMAGSPCPVEVMKRVIAEMNMEEVTIAYGMTETSPVSTQTGKDDAIDLRVSTVGRVHPHVQVKIIDPATGRTVPRGETGEFCTRGYSVMVGYWEDPEKTAAAIDSAGWMHTGDLGVMDDNGYLNIVGRLKDLVIRGGENVYPREIEEFLYSHPDIADVQVVGVPDLKYGEELCAWIQMRDGATPLDAAAVRDYCTGRLAHYKIPRYVVIADEFPMTVTGKVRKIEMRATSIEKLGLEDAAKTRTA
- a CDS encoding CaiB/BaiF CoA transferase family protein: MGPLSGVKIIEIASLAPAPFGTTILADLGAEVTLIDRPGGTKSSAGTPKGSPARRGRKSITLDLKKPEAIEVLLKLCDDADVFIEGFRPGVTERLGLGPEELAARNPRLVYARMTGWGQEGPLAQTAGHDIDYIAMSGILSMIGRAGEKPYPPLNLVGDFGGGGMLMAMGIVTALFEREKSGKGQVVDAAMVDGAAQLSNFVYGLRAAGAWNEPRGENLLDTGSPFYDTYECADGGYVAVGAIEPQFYAELLKGLQLDPASLPAQHDRTQWVAMKKTFTDAFLAQPRSHWEKVFDGTDACVAPVLTPEEAFVHPANTERGVFFEMDGVTQPAPAPRFSRTPAGQPKPGPATQGVDTDAILAGIGLSGAEIESLRKGGALG